From one Xiphias gladius isolate SHS-SW01 ecotype Sanya breed wild chromosome 12, ASM1685928v1, whole genome shotgun sequence genomic stretch:
- the elp5 gene encoding elongator complex protein 5 → MLPELLQGIDAAGFLIIQDSASYSGRHLLKSFINAALSREESVHVLGFEVSEEELRDGLKGSPTQRFHFHNAFTDPLGWTDHPAFTVSGFNLEELTHLVKQPSHPKPATLVIDSLSWILRHVSPSAVCKTLQQLKKGGAVRAIIGLLHADMHQRGTVGSVCHMATSVITVAPGLKGDEAVAKITKRSKSGKVMQDEEVFSIKEDLTVIVQSKASNVGSKQPDPEEQETDPTANLTFNLRLSDTEREAKEKLALPFVFSKEKKTALLHSGPGSGRILYEPDANDDYDQEDPDDDLDV, encoded by the exons ATGTTGCCTGAATTATTGCAAGGCATTGATGCTGCAGGGTTTCTCATAATACAag ATTCTGCTAGTTATTCTGGTCGACACCTCCTGAAGAGCTtcatcaatgctgcattgagCAG GGAGGAATCTGTCCATGTCCTTGGCTTTGAGGTCAGTGAGGAAGAGCTGAGAGATGGATTAAAAGGATCACCCACTCAGAG GTTTCACTTTCACAATGCTTTTACAGACCCCCTTGGCTGGACCGATCATCCCGCTTTCACAGTTAGCGGGTTCAATTTGGAGGAACTTACACATCTGGTCAAGCAACCGTCACATCCAAAACCAGCTACCTTGGTAATCGACTCTCTCTCATGGATTTTGAGGCATGTCAGTCCTTCTGCTGTTTGCAAGACTCTTCAGCAACTTAAAAAAG GGGGAGCTGTGAGAGCTATTATTGGTCTGCTCCATGCAGATATGCATCAGAGAGGTACCGTGGGAAGTGTATGCCATATGGCTACTTCAGTCATAACTGTGGCACCTGGACTGAAGGGAGATGAAGCAGTGGCAAAGATAACAAAGCGCTCGAAATCGGGGAAGGTTATGCAAGAT GAGGAGGTTTTCAGCATCAAAGAGGATCTTACAGTCATAGTACAGAGCAAGGCCAGCAATGTTGGATCCAAACAGCCAGACCCTGAGGAACAGGAG aCAGACCCAACAGCTAACTTGACCTTCAACCTTCGCTTATCTGACACAGAGCGCGAAGCCAAGGAGAAACTCGCACTTCCTTTTGTCTTCAGCAAAGAGAA gAAAACAGCTCTTCTCCACTCAGGCCCAGGTTCAGGACGAATTCTGTATGAGCCTGATGCCAACGACGACTATGACCAGGAGGACCCAGATGATGATCTCGATGTGTAG